In one Nitrospira sp. CR1.1 genomic region, the following are encoded:
- a CDS encoding DUF2470 domain-containing protein, translating into MSSSLGAHNSGPDSEGPDVPEPSHAEKARTLVHLQQTGGLSTLSRKQPGWPFGSVMPYGLDEQGQPSFLISSMAMHTQNLLGDSRASLLVTPPESQRDPLGAARVTLMGSVTKVPKGEVAPVRERYLARHANAAYWVDFDDFAFFRMALADIYFVGGFGSMGWVASADYMAASVDPLADSASELIREINTAQQETLLLLARVCGNLDAQQAGITTMDRLGFHLRVKTPDRMQGGRFAFTDPVHNVQEARAGLADLATKAKAGAQVLHSL; encoded by the coding sequence GTGTCGTCATCATTAGGAGCACATAACAGCGGCCCGGACTCGGAAGGCCCTGACGTTCCCGAACCGTCTCATGCCGAAAAAGCCAGGACGTTGGTGCATCTGCAGCAGACGGGCGGCCTCTCGACTCTCTCGCGCAAGCAACCAGGCTGGCCCTTCGGGTCGGTGATGCCCTACGGGTTGGACGAGCAGGGACAGCCGAGTTTTCTGATCAGTTCCATGGCGATGCACACGCAGAACCTCCTCGGAGATTCTCGCGCAAGCCTGCTCGTCACGCCGCCGGAGAGTCAGCGTGATCCGCTGGGCGCAGCCAGAGTGACCCTAATGGGGTCGGTGACGAAGGTGCCGAAGGGCGAGGTCGCACCGGTGCGCGAACGGTACCTCGCCCGTCATGCGAACGCGGCCTATTGGGTCGACTTCGACGACTTCGCTTTTTTCCGTATGGCCTTGGCGGATATTTATTTTGTCGGCGGGTTCGGATCAATGGGATGGGTGGCCTCTGCTGACTATATGGCGGCTAGCGTGGATCCATTGGCGGACAGCGCCTCGGAACTTATCCGCGAGATCAATACCGCACAGCAGGAGACGCTGTTGCTGCTCGCCCGTGTCTGCGGCAATCTCGATGCGCAGCAAGCGGGTATCACGACAATGGACCGACTGGGATTTCACCTGCGCGTCAAAACGCCGGACCGCATGCAGGGAGGACGATTCGCCTTTACGGACCCGGTGCACAATGTACAGGAAGCTCGCGCCGGTCTTGCCGATCTGGCAACGAAGGCGAAGGCTGGGGCGCAAGTGCTGCACTCTCTCTAA
- a CDS encoding DUF2294 family protein, which yields MTVPVPSKGEKEAAVRTAIIKFEQEFLGRGPDEVRVFIVRDMLVVRLKGVLTPAERQLAKTAEGIDMVKRLRQNLIAQGRERLCEQVADLIGARITALFTDIDTVVGERIFVFTLESDLEANFR from the coding sequence ATGACCGTGCCTGTGCCCAGCAAAGGAGAAAAGGAAGCCGCCGTTCGCACGGCGATCATCAAATTCGAACAGGAATTTCTGGGCCGCGGCCCGGACGAGGTCCGCGTGTTCATTGTGCGCGACATGCTGGTGGTGCGACTGAAAGGGGTGCTCACGCCGGCGGAGCGGCAACTGGCCAAAACGGCCGAAGGCATCGATATGGTGAAGCGGCTGCGTCAAAACCTCATCGCCCAGGGCCGCGAACGCCTCTGTGAACAGGTGGCAGATCTGATCGGCGCGAGGATCACGGCGCTGTTCACCGACATTGATACCGTGGTCGGCGAGCGCATTTTCGTCTTCACCCTGGAATCCGATCTGGAAGCCAATTTCCGGTAA
- a CDS encoding esterase → MRFEKLGGLTVRLTGGTDGKGGGNGPWVLLLHGFGAPGDDLVPLSEYLDAPAGTRYLFPEAPIQIPMGFGDSRAWWMIDMARIQADRAAGKARDLSGEIPRGLLEARERVKALLGDVHKILGADPARTVLGGFSQGAMLSCDALLHSTQPYAGLVQLSSTLVARQEWAPLLTKRKGLPLFQSHGTHDPILPFSMAERLRDECVQAGVMVEWQPFRGGHEIPEPVLRKLGSFLVRTIR, encoded by the coding sequence ATGCGTTTTGAAAAACTCGGCGGCCTCACGGTTCGCCTGACCGGCGGGACCGACGGCAAGGGCGGCGGCAATGGTCCGTGGGTGTTGCTGCTCCATGGATTCGGCGCGCCGGGGGACGACCTTGTGCCGCTCAGCGAATATCTGGACGCGCCTGCAGGCACACGGTATCTGTTTCCTGAAGCGCCGATTCAGATCCCCATGGGCTTCGGGGATTCCCGCGCCTGGTGGATGATTGACATGGCCCGCATCCAGGCCGATCGGGCGGCGGGGAAGGCCCGGGATCTGTCCGGCGAAATCCCGCGAGGATTGCTGGAAGCGCGTGAGCGTGTGAAGGCCTTGTTGGGGGATGTGCACAAGATACTCGGGGCTGATCCAGCCCGGACCGTGCTGGGAGGCTTTTCGCAAGGCGCGATGTTGTCCTGTGATGCGTTGCTGCATAGTACGCAGCCGTACGCCGGGCTTGTCCAGCTGTCGAGCACGCTGGTTGCCAGGCAAGAATGGGCGCCGCTGCTGACGAAGCGGAAGGGGTTGCCGCTTTTTCAAAGCCATGGTACGCACGATCCGATCCTGCCGTTCAGCATGGCCGAGCGGTTGCGCGATGAATGTGTTCAAGCCGGCGTGATGGTCGAGTGGCAGCCGTTTCGGGGCGGCCATGAGATTCCGGAACCGGTCTTGCGCAAGCTGGGCAGCTTTCTCGTAAGGACAATACGGTAG
- a CDS encoding alpha/beta fold hydrolase, with protein MIKPVTLTGADGAVLRGDRLEGKDRQMLFVTGFLSKRWGNKSKALVQWCQERGWGFCCFDFRGWGDSEGQWGDYRLLHWLEDAEAVTNLLADGPPITIVGNSLGGWLAWLVAQEQPAVEELILIAPAFNMMDLRAAQISAERREQWQSAGSMPWDDEPLHREAPIPWHWVEDSQALWRRRLTMPRRVKTTILHGLQDTVIKPEGSWAFVQHVLSQDPEFPIELLLKTGDHRLSSPEHVDTFRRLVVKE; from the coding sequence ATGATAAAGCCCGTTACTCTGACCGGTGCCGACGGCGCAGTCCTTCGAGGCGATCGCCTTGAAGGCAAGGATCGGCAGATGCTGTTCGTCACCGGGTTTCTCTCCAAGCGCTGGGGCAACAAAAGCAAGGCGCTCGTGCAATGGTGCCAGGAGCGAGGATGGGGATTCTGCTGTTTCGATTTTCGGGGGTGGGGCGATTCGGAAGGACAGTGGGGAGACTATCGCCTGCTTCACTGGTTGGAGGACGCGGAAGCCGTCACGAATCTGCTGGCCGATGGTCCGCCGATCACGATCGTGGGCAATTCGTTGGGTGGGTGGCTGGCCTGGCTGGTCGCGCAGGAGCAACCGGCCGTCGAGGAACTGATTCTGATTGCCCCGGCTTTTAATATGATGGATCTGCGCGCGGCGCAAATTTCCGCAGAGCGGCGTGAACAGTGGCAGTCGGCTGGCTCCATGCCCTGGGATGACGAGCCCTTGCATCGGGAGGCGCCGATTCCCTGGCATTGGGTCGAGGACAGCCAGGCGCTTTGGAGACGTCGCCTCACCATGCCGCGTCGCGTGAAGACGACCATTCTACACGGACTGCAAGATACCGTGATCAAACCGGAAGGCAGTTGGGCCTTCGTGCAACATGTGCTGTCGCAGGATCCTGAATTTCCCATCGAACTGCTGCTGAAAACAGGCGACCATCGACTGAGCAGTCCGGAGCATGTGGACACGTTCCGGCGGCTGGTTGTAAAGGAATAA
- a CDS encoding YdiU family protein, protein MTRHTLETLTFDNSYARLPEVFYAKVNPTPFGAAPFLISANDAAMELLDLDPQEAARPEFAGVFGGSLLVPGMEPLAMLYSGHQFGVYVPQLGDGRTILLGEIVNGRGERWDLHLKGAGMTPFSRDGDGRSVLRSAIREYLCCEAMHGLGIPTTRALCLVGSDDKVYREQVETGATIVRMAPSHVRFGSFEIFYYRKQHEHLQRLADYVIESHFPHLATAADRYLRFFAEVVERTAALIAQWQAVGWSHGVLNTDNMSILGLTLDYGPYGFMDDYDPGFICNHSDYNGRYAFNQQPYIGLWNLSCLAQTLLPLAPKEELKAVLDSYQGTIDRYYRDHLRRKLGLREDGGEDEALLQELKSLMVGSRVDYTMFWRKLSTFSSDPAAKNEALREHFLNPDRFDVWAGQYRDRLRSEQSRDDERRAGMDRINPKYVLRNYLAQSAIEKAQQKDYSEIDRLLNLLRDPYTDHPGMNSYAAAPPNWGKHLSVSCSS, encoded by the coding sequence ATGACGCGTCACACGTTGGAAACCCTCACATTTGATAACAGCTACGCGCGCCTGCCGGAGGTGTTCTACGCCAAGGTGAATCCCACGCCGTTTGGCGCCGCGCCGTTTCTGATCAGTGCGAATGACGCGGCGATGGAGCTGCTCGACCTCGACCCTCAAGAGGCGGCGCGACCAGAGTTTGCCGGGGTCTTCGGCGGCAGTCTGCTGGTGCCGGGGATGGAGCCGCTGGCCATGTTGTATTCGGGCCATCAGTTCGGCGTGTACGTCCCCCAGCTCGGAGATGGACGGACGATCCTTCTGGGAGAAATTGTCAACGGGCGCGGAGAGCGTTGGGACCTGCATTTGAAAGGCGCGGGCATGACCCCGTTTTCCCGCGACGGGGACGGACGTTCCGTCCTTCGCTCCGCCATCCGTGAATATCTGTGCTGCGAAGCCATGCACGGACTCGGCATCCCGACGACCCGCGCTCTCTGCCTGGTCGGCAGCGACGACAAGGTCTATCGCGAACAGGTGGAAACCGGCGCCACCATCGTCCGCATGGCGCCCTCGCACGTGCGGTTCGGCAGCTTCGAGATTTTTTACTACCGGAAGCAGCATGAGCACCTGCAGCGACTGGCCGATTACGTGATCGAGTCGCATTTCCCCCACCTGGCGACGGCCGCCGACAGGTATCTCCGGTTCTTTGCCGAGGTGGTCGAGCGCACAGCGGCACTCATTGCGCAGTGGCAAGCGGTGGGGTGGTCCCACGGCGTGTTGAACACCGACAACATGTCGATTCTCGGGTTGACGCTGGACTATGGTCCTTATGGGTTCATGGACGACTACGACCCGGGATTCATCTGCAACCATTCCGACTACAACGGACGCTATGCGTTCAATCAACAGCCCTACATCGGCCTGTGGAACCTGAGTTGTTTAGCGCAAACCCTGTTGCCCCTCGCGCCCAAAGAGGAGCTCAAGGCCGTCTTGGATAGCTATCAAGGCACGATCGATCGATATTACCGGGATCACCTGCGAAGGAAGCTCGGCCTGCGAGAAGATGGCGGCGAGGATGAGGCGCTGCTCCAAGAACTGAAGTCGCTCATGGTCGGCAGCCGGGTCGACTACACGATGTTCTGGCGCAAACTCAGCACCTTTTCATCAGACCCTGCCGCAAAGAACGAAGCATTGCGGGAGCATTTCCTGAATCCTGACCGCTTCGATGTCTGGGCCGGGCAGTATCGCGACCGGCTGCGGAGCGAACAGAGTCGGGATGACGAGCGACGCGCAGGAATGGATCGCATCAATCCCAAATACGTCCTCCGTAACTATCTCGCTCAATCGGCCATCGAGAAAGCGCAGCAGAAAGATTATTCCGAGATCGACCGCCTGCTGAACCTGCTGCGCGATCCCTACACAGACCACCCCGGCATGAATTCCTACGCGGCCGCGCCGCCGAACTGGGGCAAACATCTCAGTGTGAGCTGCTCGTCCTAG